One Nitrospiria bacterium genomic window carries:
- a CDS encoding MEDS domain-containing protein: protein MVTETAPIEVSRHKCLIYDGHPSEQLPVIVPLLMDGLRENLRCLYLGNPEMVGMIDSALATKGVDTARETQRGALVLSSDRGHLKGGGFDPHGMVAMLRQIIDDAVRDGFKGLCATGDMMWELGNDRNFERLLEYEALLEQVFREKPLQGICQYRRDTVPAQAVRDALLTHRSTYIGHVLNRDNLFYVPPELLLESRDGSSRDKQGEWMCQQIIRILNAERNRDQALAALSESEARQRLLAEELAEANRDLERRIRARTAQLEAVNKDLEAFSYSVSHDLRAPLRHVDGFGQMLLEDYGEKLDEGGRDVIQRVRSATRHMGELIDGMLQLSRLSRKDLQREAVDLTRLAREVERDLRGLAPDRRVDVAVAEGLSCVGDPTLLRAALANLIGNAWKFTSKRDEARIEVGKSGEEDGAPVFFVLDNGAGFNMEYAEKLFGVFQRLHSQEEFPGTGVGLATVQRIIRKHGGRIWAKSRPNEGAVFYFTLPHSEFPEPAFSAP from the coding sequence ATGGTTACAGAAACCGCGCCGATCGAGGTAAGCCGCCACAAGTGCCTCATCTACGACGGCCATCCTTCGGAGCAGCTTCCGGTCATCGTGCCCCTTTTGATGGACGGGCTGCGGGAAAACCTGCGCTGCCTTTACCTGGGGAATCCCGAGATGGTCGGGATGATCGATTCGGCTCTGGCGACGAAGGGCGTGGACACCGCCCGGGAGACGCAGCGGGGAGCGCTCGTTCTTTCCTCGGACCGGGGTCACCTGAAGGGAGGGGGGTTCGACCCGCACGGGATGGTCGCCATGCTCCGACAAATCATCGATGACGCCGTGCGGGACGGCTTTAAAGGCCTGTGCGCAACGGGCGACATGATGTGGGAGCTAGGCAACGACAGGAATTTTGAGCGGCTTCTCGAGTACGAAGCGCTCCTCGAACAGGTGTTTCGCGAAAAGCCGCTCCAGGGTATTTGCCAATATCGCCGCGATACCGTTCCCGCGCAAGCGGTCCGGGATGCTCTCCTGACGCACCGGAGCACCTACATCGGCCACGTGCTGAACCGGGACAATCTATTCTATGTGCCTCCCGAGCTGCTCCTGGAAAGCCGCGACGGCTCAAGCCGAGACAAGCAGGGAGAATGGATGTGCCAACAGATCATCCGGATCTTGAACGCGGAGCGCAATCGCGACCAGGCGCTGGCGGCCTTGAGCGAAAGCGAAGCCCGGCAGCGCCTTCTAGCGGAGGAGTTGGCGGAGGCCAACCGGGACCTGGAGCGCAGAATCAGGGCTCGCACGGCCCAGCTGGAGGCGGTGAATAAGGATCTGGAGGCTTTTTCCTACTCCGTTTCCCACGACCTGCGGGCGCCCCTGCGGCACGTGGACGGTTTCGGCCAGATGCTGCTTGAGGATTACGGAGAAAAACTGGACGAGGGCGGCCGGGACGTCATCCAACGCGTCCGAAGCGCCACCCGGCACATGGGCGAGCTCATCGACGGCATGCTGCAGTTGTCCCGCTTGAGCCGGAAGGATCTGCAACGGGAAGCGGTGGACCTGACGCGGCTCGCCCGGGAGGTCGAGCGGGACCTTCGCGGCCTGGCGCCCGACCGTCGGGTGGACGTGGCGGTGGCGGAGGGCCTTTCCTGCGTCGGCGATCCGACGCTGCTGCGGGCGGCTCTGGCCAACCTCATCGGCAACGCGTGGAAATTCACATCGAAACGGGATGAGGCCCGTATCGAGGTCGGAAAATCAGGCGAGGAAGACGGCGCCCCCGTCTTTTTCGTCCTGGACAACGGGGCGGGATTCAATATGGAATACGCGGAAAAATTGTTCGGCGTTTTCCAGCGGCTGCACTCCCAGGAGGAATTCCCCGGGACCGGCGTGGGCCTCGCGACCGTCCAGAGAATCATCCGAAAGCATGGCGGCCGGATTTGGGCGAAGAGCCGTCCGAACGAAGGCGCCGTCTTCTACTTTACCCTGCCGCATTCCGAATTCCCGGAACCCGCTTTTTCAGCCCCGTAG